The Archocentrus centrarchus isolate MPI-CPG fArcCen1 chromosome 12, fArcCen1, whole genome shotgun sequence genome includes a window with the following:
- the LOC115789408 gene encoding uncharacterized protein LOC115789408 yields the protein MQAVRVKYKERQKYICFEGQLTYISFLECVVKKFNIPTLDLKVFDDSKTEVDEEVFDFLLNKPNLGVLEICLAQDQNPEDDFMDQLSCPASSSFTSSSGETEVDSDGTITLQHSPTTRQRAGDASLAQVIENVLKNKPGGDRIINEYAQTKSLTDSRRRDMVKILVAHMTSEHGTSPSRRIKEDYAKGIITLFPYLADPRSRFGYEHYYNAEDGSGYLAWRLKFVQKEASNGQKKALRWSKTQTGGPTADRDCFREDDCLMTDSLCSEAIALMKHTADEGTVMRKMKQTFNYRQKLIHDPVKSSGVFLDFPRFLDVGGLIEQDFTLMFNEVISAKFLEKWPTIYKQKVLEQSRGLTQSDDLQCLLQNAEGTTEVENGWDSDMSSILILVHLLPPSPHGRKRPGKLSARQASEHLVKFIKTGTSLQGHLDGITESLQPYLLAVGTQKSVIHKYFIVIDKHAIPCKSPGSLACFDELFKAHFVFGTSYDHDLVNVYSFLQTTIYEIDVDTTKVNPRVAELRARMLR from the exons ATGCAAGCTGTACGTGTGAAGTACAAAGAACGACAGAAGTACATCTGTTTTGAAGGCCAACTGACCTACATTTCGTTTTTGGAATGTG TTGTCAAAAAGTTCAACATCCCAACCTTGGACCTAAAAGTCTTTGATGACTCAAAGACTGAAGTTGATGAGGAGGTTTTTGATTTCCTTTTGAATAAACCAAACCTTGGTGTGCTGGAAATTTGTCTAGCACAAGATCAAAATCCAGAAG ATGATTTTATGGATCAGCTGAGTTGTCCTGCAAGCAGCTCCTTTACCAGCTCCAGTGGAGAAACTGAAGTGGACTCTGATGGCACCATCACATTGCAACACAGTCCTACAACAAGACAGAGAGCTGGAGATGCCTCTCTTGCCCAA GtgattgaaaatgttttaaagaacAAGCCAGGAGGAGACAGGATCATCAATGAGTATGCTCAGACAAAAAGCCTGACAGACAGCAGACGGCGTGACATGGTCAAGATATTGGTTGCGCATATGACAAGTGAACATGG gACAAGTCCTTCAAGGCGCATCAAAGAGGACTATGCAAAGGGTATCATCACCTTGTTCCCATACCTGGCTGATCCTAGGAGCAGGTTTGGTtat GAGCATTATTACAATGCAGAAGATGGGAGTGGTTATCTGGCTTGGAGACTGAAGTTTGTCCAAAAGGAAGCTTCTAATGGACAAAAGAAGGCCCTCAGATGGTCAAAAACACAAACGG GGGGACCAACAGCTGATAGAGACTGTTTCAGAGAAGACGACTGCCTAATGACAGACAGCTTGTGTTCTGAGGCCATTGCACTGATGAAGCATACAGCTGATGAGGGAACTGTTATGAGGAAGATGAAGCAGACGTTCAACTATCGCCAAAAGCTCATTCATGACCCTGTGAAGTCATCTGGTGTCTTTTTGGACTTCCCAAGATTCCTGGATGTAGGAGGATTA ATTGAGCAAGATTTCACATTGATGTTCAATGAAGTAATCTCTGCAAAGTTCCTGGAGAAGTGGCCCACTATCTACAAGCAGAAAGTCCTCGAGCAAAGCCGTGGTCTCACACAGTCTGATGACCTACAGTGCCTTCTTCAAAATGCTGAAGGCACAACAGAAGTGGAAAACG GATGGGACAGCGACATGTCATCGATTTTGATCCTTGTGCACCTGCTGCCACCATCACCCCATGGACGCAAGAGACCAGGAAAACTCTCAGCGAGACAAGCCAGTGAACATCTGGTGAAGTTCATCAAG ACGGGGACAAGCCTCCAAGGGCACCTTGATGGCATCACAGAAAGCCTTCAACCATACCTACTTGCAGTGGGGACTCAGAAGAGTGTGATTCACAAGTACTTCATTGTGATTGACAAACACGCAATACCTTGTAAGTCACCAGGCTCCCTTGCCTGTTTTGATGAGCTTTTTAAAGCTCACTTTGTCTTTGGCACTTCATATGACCATGATCTGGTCAATGTGTACAGCTTCCTGCAGACCACCATTTATGAGATAGATGTTGACACAACCAAAGTGAATCCTAGGGTTGCAGAGTTGAGGGCTCGGATGCTTCGTTGA